ATGACTGAATACGGAAAAACCCTGGAACCGGTTATGGATGTTATGCACGAATGGGGAGCTGCCCATGTGGAACATATGAAAGAGATAGATGAACAAAACAAAAAGCTGTCCCAGAATTGAATTGTTAATTTCTGGGGCAGCCTGTTGTCTCCCGACTTGGCTTGATTCTCGCCCGGGTTGTTTTTATCAGACAGGTTTTCATCAACATCACCGCGCTGCCTCGTATTGCACGGATGCCCTGCCCCTTCTTTCTAACGGTTTCGCTTATTTCTTTTGTTGTCCAAGTTAAGAAATTCACTTTCTTTCATTTCTTTTGCAAATTCTGTATCAGCGGCTTGTTTATTATGCTTGTTCCTGTTGTTCTGTCTATTCTTATCTTTGTTGCGATTCTTATTTTCCTCTGACATTGTTTAATCCTCCTACTAGTTATTTATAAATTATTTTGTTCTAATTTCGTGATAAAATGTATCGAAAATTAAGGCCCAATTGTGTTACATGTGAATGTAGCTGAAATCCCTCTGCGGTTCTGGTATAATCCAAAGAATAATGAACTGCTAAAGAAGACAGGGGAAGATGACGAATGGGAATGAATGTACTCCAGGCAGCTAATCTTGGCCTACGGTTTTTAATCGAAATATGTGCCCTTGTTATTATTGGATATTGGGGCTTTCAAACAGGACAAAACTGGGCAGGTAAAGGACTACTCGGAATTATACTTCCTTTATTTGTTGCATTTGTCTGGGGGATGATGCTATCACCGAAGGCTAAGATTCATCTTCTGAAACCTTTTCACCTTCTGCTTGAAATTATTATTTTAGGAGCTCCAATACTATTGCTGCTTTCACTTGAAAATGTTGATGCAACAGTAATATACGGGTCCTTGAACATTGTAAATATGATTTTACTTTTCGCTTGGAAGGCAGAGTAATGCTTGTAGATAGGGCTTTTTATTTATTTCATAAATTTGACAATTTGGTTAAATGTTATTCCTTGTATAGACAATTAGTCTTTTAATGATAAAATTAGGATAAGTTTATTTTAGGGAGATATTCATATGAAACTATGGATTAGAAAAATATCAGTTATCCTAATTACATTTATGACACTTGGGGTCTATATTCCTCCTACATATTTGAATGTCAATGCTGAGGAGAGCAGTGAGACCGTTTCTTCAGAGGTTGATGTTATTACCCCTGTGGCCGAAATAAACAAGGAAGAAGATTCCTCAGAAGCTGAGGCTGATGACGGGGACATTATAAGTTTACTAACAGAACAGGCGAAACAACAAACACTTACGAAACTTGGACCAAAAATTTTCAATCAAGTGGAGGATGACTTTACAAATACGATTCTCCCTAATATGGAAACAGTTCTTAATCAAATCTTGGAAGAGGCAGGAGAAAAAACCTCGTATCTTGCAATAACGGAAATGCCCGCTAATGGGTACGGCGAAAAGATTTTTAATATATATGATTATCAAACCAAGAAAGATATTGCCAGATTTGACGTAAGACGTGATAAACGGCCGCTTGAAGGTTATTGGTTTAATTTCCATTATCATGTTAGCTCTGATGATTTTGAAGAACATCATAATATCGGAGACGTTTATTGGGATAAAAATATTCCACCAAAATGGATGGCATAATAAATAAAAATTGAACCATCAATTGCACAGCATTTGGTGGTTTATTTTTTATGGAAGTGCGATGATGAAATTTAATGGTAAGAAGTTTACTAAAAAAGGTGCCAGCATACGAAGCTGACACCTTTAATTTAGTTAATTTAGTCCCAATGCTTCCAAACCTATTTCGGCAAGTTTTATCTGACCTTCAATAGTGGGATGGATATCACCCTCACGTACATACACAGACTGTTTTTGGCCGAATGCGGAATAAGCATCTGCTAGAAACACATTGCCATAGAAAATATCTGTATATGTTATTAAATCAGCAAATGTTTTATTAATTGAGGGTAGTATCTGTGTGGCGATAACATGTAAGGGGTCATCTACTTGAAATGGATTATAGACGTTGTAGACAACCACGGGTGCATCAGTAAGAGTTCGTGTTTCCTTAATAATTTCACCAATGTTCATAAACAAATTACTCTTTTGTATTTCCATTTGGAGGGTTTGCATGAACAAGTATGGATTACCAGCACTCCCCGTTTGAGCAGCCTTTAATGCCTGTAGTAAGTCATTGTTTCCAATGGTTAAAACGATAAAATCGGCATGTCTAACAGCTTGACGGTACTTTTGATCAGTTTTCAGGGCGTTCAACATTTGTGTCGTTTTCCAGCCTGGTACACCTAGGTCACGAACCCGTAAGTCTGCATCATCACCAATCAGGAAAGGATAAGCGAGTTTCGATGGGGTGTCATTATTTTGACCAAGATTAAGACCGAATGGAATGGAGTCGCCAAGAGCAACAAGTGATTTTTTTGCCTGGTCACTTTTGGCAAAAGAAGTAGTGGACAACATCAGACCTAAAACTAGAAACAATGCAAACAACTGTATGGTTTTTTTCAATCGAAACACTCCCTCTTTTTTATCATCTCCTTCAAATTATACTTGATACTAGGTCGAAAGTCTGTCGAACTTTAGTATGGTTGAGAATTAATTTTATAATTGTTTTACTAGATCATTTAAAATGATAAAGGTTAAAATTTGCCTTTTTAAAAATGGCTAGATAGGATACCCGACTAATGAATTATTGTTTTAAAAGTGGATTATTAAAGTTATTTATTATGATTTAAGTATCCAGTTTGTATTGCTTTAAAAAGCAATACAAACCGTTCATTAGATCAATATCCCATAACTACGGGAATATCTTCCCTGGATTCAATAGCCCCTTCGGATCCAGCAATTGTTTTATCCCTTTCATAATCCCGACAGCTGCTCCGTGCTCAGTGTTTTGGAATTTCATCTTGCCAAGCCCAACGCCGTGCTCTCCCGTGCAAGTGCCTCCTACTTCAATTGCGCGTCTTGCGAGGGCCTCATTTGTATACTCAGCCTTTTCCTGTTCACCGGGATTACTCGGATCAAAAACCACGATTGTGTGGAAGTTGCCATCCCCAACATGTCCGAGGATCCCGCCTTCTAATCCGCTTTGTTCAATAAGTTCGCGTGCATAGACAACCAGTTCTGGAAGGTGAGAGATTGG
This Virgibacillus phasianinus DNA region includes the following protein-coding sequences:
- a CDS encoding GDSL-type esterase/lipase family protein, translating into MKKTIQLFALFLVLGLMLSTTSFAKSDQAKKSLVALGDSIPFGLNLGQNNDTPSKLAYPFLIGDDADLRVRDLGVPGWKTTQMLNALKTDQKYRQAVRHADFIVLTIGNNDLLQALKAAQTGSAGNPYLFMQTLQMEIQKSNLFMNIGEIIKETRTLTDAPVVVYNVYNPFQVDDPLHVIATQILPSINKTFADLITYTDIFYGNVFLADAYSAFGQKQSVYVREGDIHPTIEGQIKLAEIGLEALGLN
- a CDS encoding YpjP family protein encodes the protein MKLWIRKISVILITFMTLGVYIPPTYLNVNAEESSETVSSEVDVITPVAEINKEEDSSEAEADDGDIISLLTEQAKQQTLTKLGPKIFNQVEDDFTNTILPNMETVLNQILEEAGEKTSYLAITEMPANGYGEKIFNIYDYQTKKDIARFDVRRDKRPLEGYWFNFHYHVSSDDFEEHHNIGDVYWDKNIPPKWMA
- a CDS encoding YrdB family protein; translation: MGMNVLQAANLGLRFLIEICALVIIGYWGFQTGQNWAGKGLLGIILPLFVAFVWGMMLSPKAKIHLLKPFHLLLEIIILGAPILLLLSLENVDATVIYGSLNIVNMILLFAWKAE